Proteins encoded within one genomic window of Methanosarcina barkeri str. Wiesmoor:
- a CDS encoding IS110-like element ISMba7 family transposase — protein sequence MEGEINKACGIDIHKIFVIATILSRSGEKQLQRFERDDEGILSLKNWVTSEKCDVVACESTSDFWVPIYESLIDHLPVIVGNARDMKAFTHKKTDKIDSEFIAQLALNNMIQPSRVFPKRHREFRSYVRLRLTLVRKRTDIKNEAHAILSSEMLRLGDVLTDIFGKNGRAILSGIASGKNVDQIIESLSPNVRKKTAQIREILDREISQSAAIRLQICLNLIKHLDDEIETLEREIFNYAYQKHKREMEILMSVPGIGELGAATLIAEIGNFSDFPSGDKLASWLGIVPNVYQSADKYHNGRITKRGSKVARWILTQIAQAAARKKNSRLKEFFNRKKKSIGYAKAIIALAKKIATIIWHLIINDEMYEDETGYEKGEVKKRKIVETEIFSVDERIKIMSEIFAITEKQNEEST from the coding sequence TTGGAAGGGGAAATAAACAAAGCTTGTGGTATAGACATTCACAAAATTTTTGTCATTGCTACTATTCTCAGCAGATCTGGGGAAAAACAGCTACAGCGTTTTGAGAGAGATGATGAGGGAATTTTATCCCTTAAAAATTGGGTAACATCAGAAAAATGTGATGTTGTTGCTTGTGAATCAACAAGTGACTTCTGGGTTCCAATCTATGAATCATTGATAGATCATCTGCCTGTTATAGTTGGAAATGCTCGAGATATGAAAGCATTTACACACAAAAAAACAGATAAGATAGATTCAGAATTCATTGCACAACTTGCATTGAATAATATGATTCAGCCATCAAGAGTTTTCCCAAAGAGGCACAGAGAATTCAGGTCATATGTTCGGCTCAGGTTAACTCTTGTAAGGAAAAGAACAGATATAAAAAATGAAGCTCATGCAATTCTATCTTCTGAAATGCTACGTCTAGGTGACGTACTGACAGACATTTTTGGAAAAAATGGTAGAGCAATTCTGTCAGGAATTGCTTCAGGTAAAAATGTTGATCAGATTATAGAAAGCCTTTCTCCAAATGTTCGGAAAAAAACTGCTCAGATAAGAGAGATTCTGGACAGAGAAATCTCTCAGAGTGCTGCAATCAGACTTCAGATCTGTCTAAATCTCATAAAACATCTGGATGATGAAATTGAAACTCTGGAAAGAGAAATTTTCAATTATGCTTATCAAAAGCATAAAAGAGAAATGGAAATTTTAATGTCAGTTCCAGGTATTGGAGAACTTGGTGCAGCAACTCTTATTGCTGAAATAGGAAATTTTAGTGATTTTCCATCGGGAGATAAACTTGCTTCATGGCTTGGAATAGTTCCGAATGTGTATCAATCTGCAGATAAATACCACAACGGTAGAATCACTAAAAGAGGATCAAAAGTAGCAAGATGGATTCTAACCCAGATTGCTCAAGCAGCAGCAAGAAAGAAAAATAGCAGGTTAAAAGAGTTTTTTAACAGGAAAAAGAAGTCAATTGGATATGCCAAGGCAATTATTGCCTTGGCAAAGAAAATTGCAACGATAATATGGCATCTTATCATAAATGATGAGATGTATGAAGATGAGACCGGGTACGAAAAAGGAGAAGTTAAAAAGAGGAAGATTGTTGAGACCGAGATATTTTCCGTTGATGAACGAATAAAAATAATGAGTGAAATATTTGCAATAACGGAAAAACAGAATGAAGAGAGCACGTGA
- a CDS encoding IS110-like element ISMba20 family transposase, with protein sequence MIEVINKACGLDIHKLFFIATILSLSGEKQQQRFNRDDEGILALKKWVISEKCNVVACESTSDFWVPIHDSLINYLPVIVGNARDMKVFTHKKTDKIDSEVIAQLALNNMIQPSRVFPKDQRDFRSYVRLRLTLVQKRTDIKNKAHSILASEMLNLKNALTDIFGKNGRMILSGISSGKSVDQIIASLSPNVRKKAAQIREILDREISQSAAFRLQICLKLIKSLDDEIEALEKEIFNYAYQKHKREMEILMSVPGIGELGAATLLAEIGNFKDFSSGNKLASWLGLVPNVYQSADKYHNGRITKRGSKTARWILTQISQAAARTKNSKLKEFFNRKKKSIGHSKAIIALARKIATIIWHLIVNDEMYEDETGYKKGETQKRKIVETEIFSVDERIKIMSEIFAITEKQNEEST encoded by the coding sequence TTGATTGAAGTCATAAACAAAGCTTGTGGTCTAGATATTCACAAACTCTTTTTCATTGCTACAATTCTCAGTCTATCTGGTGAAAAACAACAGCAACGTTTTAACAGAGATGATGAGGGAATTTTAGCCCTTAAAAAATGGGTAATCTCAGAAAAATGTAATGTTGTTGCATGTGAATCAACAAGTGATTTCTGGGTTCCGATTCATGATTCATTGATAAATTATCTACCTGTAATAGTTGGAAATGCACGAGATATGAAGGTATTTACTCATAAAAAAACAGATAAGATCGACTCAGAAGTCATTGCGCAACTTGCACTTAATAATATGATTCAGCCATCAAGAGTTTTCCCAAAGGATCAGAGAGATTTTAGGTCATATGTTCGACTTCGGTTAACACTTGTACAAAAAAGAACAGATATAAAAAATAAAGCTCACTCAATTCTTGCATCTGAAATGTTAAACCTGAAGAATGCACTGACAGACATTTTTGGCAAGAATGGCAGAATGATCTTATCAGGAATCTCTTCAGGTAAGAGTGTTGACCAGATTATAGCAAGCCTCTCTCCAAATGTTCGGAAAAAAGCTGCTCAGATAAGAGAAATTCTTGATCGAGAAATCTCTCAAAGTGCTGCATTCAGACTTCAGATCTGTCTGAAACTCATAAAGAGTCTTGATGATGAGATCGAAGCTTTAGAAAAAGAAATTTTCAATTATGCTTATCAAAAGCATAAAAGAGAAATGGAGATTTTAATGTCAGTTCCTGGCATAGGAGAACTTGGTGCTGCAACTCTACTTGCTGAGATAGGCAACTTTAAGGATTTTTCTTCTGGAAATAAGCTTGCTTCCTGGCTTGGTCTGGTTCCTAATGTGTATCAATCTGCAGATAAATACCACAACGGAAGAATCACAAAGAGAGGATCGAAAACAGCAAGATGGATTCTGACGCAGATTTCTCAGGCAGCAGCAAGAACGAAAAATAGCAAGTTAAAAGAGTTTTTTAACAGAAAAAAGAAGTCAATTGGACATTCCAAGGCAATAATTGCCTTGGCAAGGAAAATTGCAACGATAATATGGCATCTTATCGTAAACGATGAGATGTACGAAGATGAAACTGGATATAAAAAGGGAGAAACTCAAAAGAGGAAGATTGTCGAGACCGAGATATTTTCCGTTGATGAACGAATAAAAATAATGAGTGAAATATTTG